A window of Zingiber officinale cultivar Zhangliang chromosome 5A, Zo_v1.1, whole genome shotgun sequence contains these coding sequences:
- the LOC121981768 gene encoding trihelix transcription factor GTL1-like, producing the protein MQQQAPPGPPRAAAAADGAPQFPTLAPFPSCLPPPAEAVSPISSRAPDSGMVNFDAAGYAIDEEALAGGAPGNRWPRQETLALLKIRSEMDAAFREATFKGPLWEEVSRKLAELGYKRSSKKCKEKFENVHKYYKRTKEGRAGRQDGKAYRFFSQLEALHNNAAAAAPTGHVSFRMQPQPVSSVSVPLLGPQQTVLASAPAGPVGIDGFAWNNSSSSSSGPESDDEDTEDDGVEGEGRKRKRRGGSRKMMAFFEGLMKRVTVRQDEMQRRFLEAIEKREQERMIREEAWRRQEMARFGREQELLAQERALAASRDAAVIAYLQKITSVAQTTSPPPPLVSAVALATIPISVTETLPPTPQPIPQLQPTPSKKKPAPPAEEGGVGSLEPPLSSSRWPKAEVHALIDLRSRLEVRYQEAGPKGLLWEEISAGMRRLGYDRSSKRCKEKWENINKYFKKVKDGNKRRPEDAKTCPYFHQLEALYRRKHHGEAGVMAFPPPAPPPPPAAETAGGNSQPLLPTNNNEGTLRKAEEEAVKDLMEQTQRQSLDLDEYDSENMEQDDEEDVDDEDDDEDSKMQYKIQFQQHNVSGPGGSTSTAAPPPSAPGSFLAMVQ; encoded by the exons ATGCAGCAGCAGGCACCGCCGGGGCCGCCGCGGGCTGCGGCGGCGGCGGACGGAGCACCGCAATTCCCTACCTTGGCTCCATTCCCGAGCTGCCTGCCGCCGCCGGCAGAGGCGGTCTCTCCGATCAGCAGTCGCGCGCCGGACTCGGGCATGGTGAACTTTGACGCGGCTGGGTACGCAATCGACGAGGAGGCGCTCGCCGGCGGCGCGCCCGGCAACCGCTGGCCGCGGCAGGAGACGCTGGCGCTGCTCAAGATCCGCTCCGAGATGGACGCCGCCTTCCGGGAAGCCACATTCAAGGGCCCCCTCTGGGAGGAGGTCTCCAG GAAGCTAGCGGAGTTGGGGTACAAGAGGAGCTCGAAGAAGTGCAAGGAGAAATTCGAGAACGTGCACAAGTACTACAAGCGCACCAAGGAAGGCCGCGCCGGCCGGCAGGACGGCAAGGCCTACCGCTTCTTTAGCCAGCTGGAGGCCTTGCATAAcaacgccgccgccgccgcgccGACGGGGCATGTTTCGTTTAGGATGCAGCCGCAGCCGGTCTCCTCCGTGTCCGTCCCGTTGCTCGGCCCGCAGCAGACAGTGTTAGCCTCTGCTCCTGCGGGCCCGGTGGGGATTGACGGCTTTGCTTGGAATAAttcttcgtcgtcgtcgtcggggCCGGAATCGGACGACGAGGACACGGAGGATGACGGCGTGGAAGGGGAAGGAAGGAAGCGGAAGCGTCGGGGCGGGTCGAGGAAGATGATGGCCTTCTTCGAGGGGTTGATGAAGAGGGTGACGGTGCGGCAGGATGAGATGCAGCGGCGGTTCCTAGAGGCGATCGAGAAGCGGGAGCAGGAGCGGATGATCCGCGAGGAAGCGTGGCGGCGGCAGGAGATGGCGAGGTTCGGCCGCGAGCAGGAGCTGCTAGCCCAGGAGCGCGCCTTGGCCGCCTCCCGGGACGCCGCCGTCATCGCCTACCTCCAAAAAATCACCAGCGTTGCCCAAACCACATCGCCTCCCCCGCCACTGGTCTCCGCTGTTGCCCTCGCGACGATTCCGATTTCCGTCACGGAGACTCTGCCGCCTACGCCGCAGCCGATACCTCAGTTGCAACCCACGCCTTCAAAAAAGAAGCCGGCGCCGCCGGCAGAGGAGGGCGGCGTTGGGAGCCTGGAGCCGCCGTTGTCGTCTTCGAGGTGGCCGAAGGCGGAGGTGCACGCGCTGATCGACCTGCGGAGCCGGCTGGAGGTGCGGTACCAGGAGGCGGGGCCGAAGGGGCTGCTGTGGGAGGAGATCTCCGCCGGAATGCGGAGGCTGGGCTACGACCGGAGCTCCAAGCGGTGCAAGGAGAAGTGGGAGAACATCAACAAGTACTTCAAGAAGGTTAAGGACGGCAACAAACGGCGGCCGGAGGACGCCAAGACCTGCCCCTACTTCCACCAACTGGAAGCCCTCTACCGAAGGAAGCATCACGGTGAGGCCGGAGTCATGGCATTTCCTCCCCCGGCGCCTCCGCCTCCGCCGGCGGCCGAGACCGCCGGAGGAAATTCTCAGCCACTACTACCAACTAATAATAACGAAGGAACATTGAGAAAG GCGGAGGAAGAGGCCGTGAAAGATCTGATGGAGCAAACCCAACGGCAAAGCCTGGACCTCGACGAGTACGACAGCGAGAACATGGAGCAAGACGACGAAGAAGATGTCGACGACGAGGATGACGACGAAGACAGCAAGATGCAGTACAAGATACAGTTTCAACAACACAACGTCAGCGGCCCCGGCGGGAGTACTTCGACGGCGGCTCCGCCGCCGTCGGCGCCAGGCTCCTTCTTGGCGATGGTTCAGTAG
- the LOC121981765 gene encoding SKP1-like protein 21 isoform X2, protein MLEGAQAMKSFVWLQCADGSIQQVEEEVAMFCPMIYREILQTGMGTSKNYAISLPDRVNPAILSLIFDYCRFHQVLGRSNKERKSFDEKFIRMDTKNLCELTSAADSLQLKPLVDLTSRALARMIEGKTPEEIRETFHLPDDLTEEEKLEPLKNVNDDPRIRLLNRLYAKKRKELKERQKLKDIEAQEEKKDERSVDEILSFINGEEDSKGVKAIKSKKKNRKKRDPHKDSCRHDSTKLNNKETNFSPSASQCSETRDNDDDTFPSNVEFEDGDIDDLDPAVKEELDREVEDFARRLNSDWPERMQEFLSLGQKQKACSK, encoded by the exons ATGCTTGAAGGAGCACAG GCAATGAAGTCCTTTGTATGGCTTCAATGTGCTGATGGATCCATTCAACAAGTTGAAGAGGAGGTTGCGATGTTTTGCCCCATGATATACCGGGAGATCCTTCAGACAGGGATGGGGACTTCTAAAAATTATGCTATATCTTTACCAGATCGTGTGAACCCTGCTATTCTCAGCTTAATTTTTGACTATTGTCGGTTTCATCAAGTACTAGGCCGCTCTAACAAG GAACGAAAGTCCTTTGATGAGAAATTTATCAGGATGGACACCAAAAATTTATGTGAGTTGACTTCGGCAGCAGACAGCCTCCAGCTGAAGCCATTGGTTGATCTCACTAGTCGTGCACTGGCTCGTATGATAGAAGGGAAGACACCAGAAGAAATTCGTGAAACCTTTCATTTACCCGATGACCTTACAGAG GAAGAGAAACTGGAGCCACTAAAAAATGTAAATGATGATCCACGAATACGTCTGCTCAATCGATTATATGCTAAGAAACGAAAAGAATTAAAGGAGCGGCAGAAGTTAAAG GACATTGAAGCACAGGAAGAGAAGAAAGATGAACGCTCAGTTGATGAAATCTTGTCTTTTATCaatggagaagaag ATTCCAAAGGAGTTAAGGCTATTAAGAGTAAGAAAAAGAACAGGAAGAAGAGAGATCCCCATAAAGACAGTTGTAGACATGACTCAACGAAACTAAACAACAAG GAAACCAACTTTTCGCCAAGTGCAAGCCAATGTTCAGAAACTCGAGACAATGATGATGACACTTTTCCATCAAATGTTGAATTTGAAGATGGTGATATCGATGATCTGGATCCTGCAGTTAAGGAAGAACTTGATAG agaagttgaagattttgCCAGAAGATTAAATTCTGATTGGCCTGAAAGAATGCAAGAATTTTTGTCTTTAGGACAAAAACAGAAAGCTTGCTCCAAATAG
- the LOC121981766 gene encoding GATA transcription factor 6-like, translating to MRIVAAPSPLRSTYSKMEEEPTMEEGVERAAEGGSLLWGDDFSVDDLLNLEVVENEEEEEGDDEDGEIEAVEHEEGENSNSSSVSFEPPAVALHGLTLPAHDAAEFEWVSFFMDDSLSEFPSCSGVALSASADGSLADGGALAGNSRKGASFLSSAVCILSTEAKVPTKAKRSKRPCRGAAPWSMTIGHLFQESPSNSTVSSSSSSSSAPIIPPFLAHAHPPSADRRRFLLRDIPPPAKTQKPKKRGRKPKKPAAEAVESHGQRRCAHCGAHKTPQWRAGPLGAKTLCNACGVRFKSGRLLPEYRPACSPTFVGYIHSNCHRKVLEMRRKKEAPPPVPTS from the exons ATGCGCATCGTCGCTGCTCCTTCCCCTCTCCGGTCCACTTACTCCAAG ATGGAGGAGGAGCCGACGATGGAGGAGGGGGTGGAGAGGGCGGCGGAGGGTGGGAGCCTCCTCTGGGGAGATGATTTCTCCGTCGACGACCTCCTTAATCTCGAGGTCGTAGAgaacgaggaggaggaggagggagacgATGAGGACGGAGAGATCGAGGCGGTAGAACACGAGGAAGGGGAAAACAGCAACTCTTCGTCTGTTTCCTTCGAACCGCCGGCCGTGGCTCTCCATGGACTCACTCTTCCG GCGCACGACGCGGCGGAGTTTGAGTGGGTTTCTTTCTTCATGGACGACTCCCTCTCTGAATTCCCGTCGTGCTCCGGCGTCGCTTTATCGGCGTCGGCGGATGGAAGCCTCGCCGACGGCGGAGCTCTAGCCGGAAACAGTCGTAAAGGTGCCTCCTTTTTGAGCTCTGCGGTCTGTATTCTGTCCACTGAAGCTAAGGTCCCGACCAAGGCCAAACGGAGCAAGCGTCCATGCCGGGGAGCCGCCCCCTGGTCCATGACCATCGGACACCTCTTCCAGGAATCACCCTCTAACTCGACCGTCTCCTCCtcgtcttcctcctcctccgcTCCAATCATTCCTCCCTTCCTCGCGCATGCCCACCCGCCCAGCGCCGACCGACGAAGATTCCTCCTTCGCGACATCCCGCCGCCGGCGAAGACGCAGAAGCCGAAGAAACGAGGCAGGAAGCCGAAAAAACCTGCGGCCGAAGCCGTGGAGTCGCACGGACAGCGGCGTTGCGCTCACTGCGGTGCACACAAGACGCCGCAGTGGAGGGCGGGCCCCCTCGGCGCAAAGACCCTCTGCAACGCCTGCGGTGTGCGATTCAAGTCCGGCCGCCTCCTGCCAGAGTATCGGCCTGCCTGCAGCCCCACCTTTGTCGGCTACATCCACTCCAACTGCCACCGCAAGGTCCTCGAGATGCGCCGCAAGAAGGAGGCGCCGCCGCCGGTCCCAACGTCGTAA
- the LOC121981765 gene encoding SKP1-like protein 21 isoform X3, with product MKSFVWLQCADGSIQQVEEEVAMFCPMIYREILQTGMGTSKNYAISLPDRVNPAILSLIFDYCRFHQVLGRSNKERKSFDEKFIRMDTKNLCELTSAADSLQLKPLVDLTSRALARMIEGKTPEEIRETFHLPDDLTEEEKLEPLKNVNDDPRIRLLNRLYAKKRKELKERQKLKDIEAQEEKKDERSVDEILSFINGEEDSKGVKAIKSKKKNRKKRDPHKDSCRHDSTKLNNKETNFSPSASQCSETRDNDDDTFPSNVEFEDGDIDDLDPAVKEELDREVEDFARRLNSDWPERMQEFLSLGQKQKACSK from the exons ATGAAGTCCTTTGTATGGCTTCAATGTGCTGATGGATCCATTCAACAAGTTGAAGAGGAGGTTGCGATGTTTTGCCCCATGATATACCGGGAGATCCTTCAGACAGGGATGGGGACTTCTAAAAATTATGCTATATCTTTACCAGATCGTGTGAACCCTGCTATTCTCAGCTTAATTTTTGACTATTGTCGGTTTCATCAAGTACTAGGCCGCTCTAACAAG GAACGAAAGTCCTTTGATGAGAAATTTATCAGGATGGACACCAAAAATTTATGTGAGTTGACTTCGGCAGCAGACAGCCTCCAGCTGAAGCCATTGGTTGATCTCACTAGTCGTGCACTGGCTCGTATGATAGAAGGGAAGACACCAGAAGAAATTCGTGAAACCTTTCATTTACCCGATGACCTTACAGAG GAAGAGAAACTGGAGCCACTAAAAAATGTAAATGATGATCCACGAATACGTCTGCTCAATCGATTATATGCTAAGAAACGAAAAGAATTAAAGGAGCGGCAGAAGTTAAAG GACATTGAAGCACAGGAAGAGAAGAAAGATGAACGCTCAGTTGATGAAATCTTGTCTTTTATCaatggagaagaag ATTCCAAAGGAGTTAAGGCTATTAAGAGTAAGAAAAAGAACAGGAAGAAGAGAGATCCCCATAAAGACAGTTGTAGACATGACTCAACGAAACTAAACAACAAG GAAACCAACTTTTCGCCAAGTGCAAGCCAATGTTCAGAAACTCGAGACAATGATGATGACACTTTTCCATCAAATGTTGAATTTGAAGATGGTGATATCGATGATCTGGATCCTGCAGTTAAGGAAGAACTTGATAG agaagttgaagattttgCCAGAAGATTAAATTCTGATTGGCCTGAAAGAATGCAAGAATTTTTGTCTTTAGGACAAAAACAGAAAGCTTGCTCCAAATAG
- the LOC121981765 gene encoding SKP1-like protein 21 isoform X1, with product MHTSMSESEKAIINPEAMKSFVWLQCADGSIQQVEEEVAMFCPMIYREILQTGMGTSKNYAISLPDRVNPAILSLIFDYCRFHQVLGRSNKERKSFDEKFIRMDTKNLCELTSAADSLQLKPLVDLTSRALARMIEGKTPEEIRETFHLPDDLTEEEKLEPLKNVNDDPRIRLLNRLYAKKRKELKERQKLKDIEAQEEKKDERSVDEILSFINGEEDSKGVKAIKSKKKNRKKRDPHKDSCRHDSTKLNNKETNFSPSASQCSETRDNDDDTFPSNVEFEDGDIDDLDPAVKEELDREVEDFARRLNSDWPERMQEFLSLGQKQKACSK from the exons ATGCACACATCCATGTCAGAAAGTGAAAAGGCTATAATAAATCCAGAG GCAATGAAGTCCTTTGTATGGCTTCAATGTGCTGATGGATCCATTCAACAAGTTGAAGAGGAGGTTGCGATGTTTTGCCCCATGATATACCGGGAGATCCTTCAGACAGGGATGGGGACTTCTAAAAATTATGCTATATCTTTACCAGATCGTGTGAACCCTGCTATTCTCAGCTTAATTTTTGACTATTGTCGGTTTCATCAAGTACTAGGCCGCTCTAACAAG GAACGAAAGTCCTTTGATGAGAAATTTATCAGGATGGACACCAAAAATTTATGTGAGTTGACTTCGGCAGCAGACAGCCTCCAGCTGAAGCCATTGGTTGATCTCACTAGTCGTGCACTGGCTCGTATGATAGAAGGGAAGACACCAGAAGAAATTCGTGAAACCTTTCATTTACCCGATGACCTTACAGAG GAAGAGAAACTGGAGCCACTAAAAAATGTAAATGATGATCCACGAATACGTCTGCTCAATCGATTATATGCTAAGAAACGAAAAGAATTAAAGGAGCGGCAGAAGTTAAAG GACATTGAAGCACAGGAAGAGAAGAAAGATGAACGCTCAGTTGATGAAATCTTGTCTTTTATCaatggagaagaag ATTCCAAAGGAGTTAAGGCTATTAAGAGTAAGAAAAAGAACAGGAAGAAGAGAGATCCCCATAAAGACAGTTGTAGACATGACTCAACGAAACTAAACAACAAG GAAACCAACTTTTCGCCAAGTGCAAGCCAATGTTCAGAAACTCGAGACAATGATGATGACACTTTTCCATCAAATGTTGAATTTGAAGATGGTGATATCGATGATCTGGATCCTGCAGTTAAGGAAGAACTTGATAG agaagttgaagattttgCCAGAAGATTAAATTCTGATTGGCCTGAAAGAATGCAAGAATTTTTGTCTTTAGGACAAAAACAGAAAGCTTGCTCCAAATAG